From Bicyclus anynana chromosome 7, ilBicAnyn1.1, whole genome shotgun sequence, the proteins below share one genomic window:
- the LOC112045226 gene encoding uncharacterized protein LOC112045226, whose translation MSIQYVRIYYGPHDSFYTVCHKPQKLRGIREHLQKLGFRVDLVPVDFVNLCVIEMCGHEVFRCNIRNLSFNTSSERDAVARRAINAVVDSNLKLLRNKNYLWCWALIDQQIFRRSEYAPKDYWPLDVDNFDSLECTECCKNIKKTKAFDCECE comes from the exons atGTCTATACAATATGTAAGAATCTACTACGGCCCACATGATTCATTCTACACGGTTTGTCACAAACCTCAGAAACTACGAGGCATTAGAG AGCACCTTCAAAAGTTGGGGTTCCGTGTCGACCTGGTTCCAGTGGATTTCGTTAACTTGTGCGTGATAGAGATGTGTGGACACGAG GTATTCAGATGCAACATACGGAACCTTTCCTTCAACACGTCATCAGAACGTGATGCGGTTGCTCGTCGGGCTATCAACGCGGTCGTGGACTCCAACCTCAAGTTGTTGAGAAACAAGAACTATCTATGGTGCTGGGCGCTCATCGACCAACAGATATTCAGGAGAAGTGAATACGCTCCCAAAGACTACTGGCCGTTAGACGTGGACAACTTCGACTCCCTCGAATGTACTGAgtgttgtaaaaatattaaaaagaccAAGGCGTTTGACTGTGAGTGCGAATAA
- the LOC112045194 gene encoding protein transport protein Sec24A: protein MSHPPNTYNNVPGQQNTNPGVFQQFNQIPLSQLPGGVNQDGNSNKQGSVTGFNSQNHLNQSASNSPAFNQPGVMPPTSSPMRPLKPISNQPPMQNVQNIPLNNPSVHSKPNTVPSSSPYPTNTQHQINNNAPPLVPSSQFSQPITNGPMSGPNQRPINQYPPSSSFSPPPLTNQSTNSHSPVNPALANQRPPTSVPSGLINQPNTPYSGPLNGPRNSPLTLGSSSLPPSSIPNYAPTIGPPRGSLVNGPSLPPMSAPMVSQTAPQGLPSGPLRSQPGLKSGPPQLQNQYNNGPSVPNMPPMQSGLPSMPPMSQPGLQSAPLLPPMSYPGLQSAQMPPMSQPGLQNAPQMPPMSQPGLQTAPVMPPMSQPGLQSAPRMPPMSHPGLQNAPRMPPMSQPGLQSAPVMPPMSQAGLQSAPRMPPMSQSGYQSAPVMPPGLPGAPPMPPMSQPGLQAGGPPAPQPMPGPASGPPTNMQNRYPQMQYSTPQQNQLQQNISKQFPTHNMYGVTQQMGQLSVTKQGFDQLWGHQMVDLLRCKHILPEYPEDPPEIRLGHQFAESPNCSPEIFRCTINRIPETNSLLQKSRLPLGILIHPFKDLNHLPVIQCTSIVRCRACRTYINPFVYFVDAKRWKCNLCYRVNDLPEEFQYDPVSKSYGDPSRRPEIKSATIEFIAPSEYMLRPPQPAVYLFLLDVSQIARESGYLQVVCDTLKSHLEQLPGDARTQIGFLCFDAHIHYYLMSEELTRPKEMTVLDIDDIFLPSPESLLVNLGEHMELIKELLTILPQRYSAPGVPASALGAALQAAYKLMAPTGGRITVFQTCLPNIGPGALQSREDPNARSSKDVAHLNPATDFYKRLALDCSGAQVAVDLFLLSSQYCDLATLSGMSKFSAGTVHHIPLFRAQRSWQAEQLTRMFTRYLTRKIGFEAVLRVRCTRGVAVHTFHGNFFVRSTDLLSLPNVSPDAGFAMQLTIEESLADLQQVCFQAALLYTSSKGERRIRVHTLALPTANTLPDVLHSADQQCIIGLLSKMAVDRCATASMSEAKEALINAAVDVLSAHRLAQNLPAGAVSAALHAPMSLRLLPLYILALLKRKALRTGTSTRLDERVADMCFMKSAPLCAVLRAVYPDLYPLHTLREHHRDELDAPDPPRLQLTAERINMTGAYLLDDGESMIMYVCHGVSPAFLSETFGVASFSQLPDEARSLPHVETEGNEMVHAFIDKLNEDRPHPASLLILRDNSASRQLFTERLIEDRVESALSYYEFLQHVKTQVK, encoded by the exons ATGTCTCATCCACCAAACACGTACAATAATGTTCCCGGCCAACAAAACACGAATCCTGGAGTTTTCCAACAGTTTAACCAGATTCCGTTGAGCCAGTTACCAGGGGGCGTCAATCAGGATggaaattcaaacaaacaaggcTCAGTGACAGGATTTAACAGTCAAAATCATTTGAATCAAAGTGCAAGCAATTCCCCAGCGTTCAACCAACCTGGAGTGATGCCTCCCACAAGTTCACCAATGAGACCGCTTAAACCTATTAGTAATCAACCTCCTATGCAAAACGTCCAGAACATTCCATTGAATAATCCCAGTGTGCATTCTAAGCCTAATACTGTCCCATCGTCATCACCATACCCAACCAACACTCAGCATCAGATAAACAACAATGCACCCCCTTTAGTTCCCTCTAGTCAGTTTAGTCAGCCTATTACAAATGGTCCAATGTCGGGGCCTAATCAAAGACCAATAAACCAGTATCCTCCATCATCCAGCTTTAGCCCACCTCCACTAACAAACCAATCAACAAATAGCCATTCACCAGTAAATCCTGCACTTGCTAATCAGAGGCCGCCAACTTCTGTGCCTTCTGGTTTAATAAACCAACCAAATACTCCATACAGTGGACCTTTGAATGGTCCTAGAAATAGTCCACTAACACTTGGTTCTTCATCCCTTCCTCCTTCAAGTATACCTAACTATGCACCAACTATAGGTCCTCCAAGAGGCAGCTTAGTGAATGGCCCAAGTCTACCACCAATGTCTGCACCAATGGTTAGCCAAACAGCCCCTCAAGGTTTACCATCTGGGCCTTTGCGAAGTCAACCTGGCCTAAAGAGTGGACCACCACAACTTCAAAACCAGTACAATAATGGTCCTTCTGTACCAAATATGCCACCAATGCAAAGTGGTCTCCCATCAATGCCTCCAATGAGTCAACCAGGATTACAAAGTGCACCTCTATTGCCACCAATGAGTTATCCAGGATTACAAAGTGCTCAAATGCCACCTATGAGTCAACCAGGATTACAAAATGCTCCTCAAATGCCACCAATGAGTCAACCAGGTTTACAAACTGCACCAGTAATGCCCCCAATGAGTCAGCCAGGATTACAAAGTGCTCCTCGAATGCCACCAATGAGTCATCCTGGATTACAAAATGCTCCTCGAATGCCACCAATGAGTCAACCAGGCTTACAAAGTGCCCCAGTAATGCCCCCAATGAGTCAAGCAGGACTACAAAGTGCTCCTCGAATGCCACCAATGAGTCAATCAGGTTATCAAAGTGCACCAGTAATGCCCCCAGGGCTACCAGGTGCTCCTCCAATGCCACCAATGAGTCAACCAGGGTTACAAGCAGGGGGCCCCCCAGCTCCCCAACCGATGCCTGGCCCAGCGAGTGGTCCTCCAACAAATATGCAAAACAGATACCCTCAAATGCAGTACTCTACTCCGCAACAGAACCAATTGCAGCAAAACATTTCAAAGCAGTTCCCTACACACAACATGTATGGTGTGACGCAGCAAATGGGACAGTTAAGTGTCACCAAACAAGGATTTGATCAGCTGTGGGGTCATCAAATGGTTGACCTGCTACGATGTAAGCATATACTGCCTGAATATCCTGAAGATCCGCCAGAAATAAGGCTTGGCCACCAATTTGCAGAATCACCAAATTGCAGTCCAGA AATTTTCAGATGTACAATAAACAGGATCCCTGAGACCAACTCATTGCTGCAGAAGTCTAGATTACCTTTAGGTATTCTGATACATCCATTTAAAGACTTAAAT CATTTGCCCGTCATCCAGTGCACATCCATAGTGAGGTGCCGCGCGTGTCGCACCTACATCAACCCCTTCGTGTACTTCGTCGACGCCAAGCGGTGGAAATGTAACCTTTGCTACAGAGTCAACGATT TGCCAGAAGAGTTTCAATACGACCCGGTGAGCAAGTCGTACGGCGACCCGTCTCGCCGGCCGGAGATCAAGTCTGCCACCATCGAGTTCATAGCGCCCAGCGAGTACATGCTGCGCCCGCCGCAGCCCGCCGTCTACCTCTTCCTGCTGGACGTCTCGCAGATCGCCAGGGAGTCGGGCTACTTGCAG GTGGTGTGCGATACACTGAAGAGTCACCTGGAGCAGTTGCCGGGCGACGCGCGCACGCAGATCGGCTTCCTGTGCTTCGACGCGCACATACACTACTATCTGATGAGCGAGGAGCTCACCCGGCCCAAGGAGATGACCGTGCTGGACATTGATG ACATTTTCCTCCCGTCCCCGGAGTCGTTGCTGGTGAACCTGGGCGAGCACATGGAGCTCATCAAGGAGCTGCTGACCATCCTGCCGCAGCGCTACTCGGCACCCGGCGTGCCCGCCTCCGCGCTGGGGGCCGCGCTGCAGGCCGCGTACAAACTTATG GCACCGACGGGTGGTCGTATAACAGTCTTCCAAACATGTTTGCCAAATATTGGTCCCGGGGCATTGCAGTCCAG AGAGGACCCCAACGCCCGCTCGTCCAAAGACGTGGCGCACCTCAACCCGGCCACGGACTTCTACAAGCGGCTCGCGCTCGACTGCAGCGGCGCGCAAGTGGCCGTCGACTTGTTCCTGCTCAGCTCCCAGTACTGTGACCTCGCGACGCTCA GTGGTATGAGCAAGTTCAGCGCAGGCACCGTGCACCACATCCCGCTGTTCCGCGCGCAACGCTCCTGGCAGGCGGAGCAGCTCACGCGCATGTTCACGCGCTACCTCACGCGCAAGATCGGCTTCGAGGCGGTGCTGAGGGTGCGCTGTACCAG GGGTGTGGCGGTCCACACGTTCCACGGCAACTTCTTCGTGCGCTCCACGGACCTGTTGTCTCTGCCCAACGTGTCGCCTGACGCCGGCTTCGCCATGCAACTGACCATAGAGGAGTCCCTGGCGGACTTGCAGCAGGTGTGCTTCCAGGCGGCGCTACTTTACACAAGCAGTAAAG GCGAAAGAAGGATACGAGTCCACACATTAGCGCTGCCCACTGCCAACACCCTACCCGACGTCCTACACTCTGCCGACCAGCAGTGCATCATTGGATTGCTTAGTAAAAtgg cTGTGGACCGTTGTGCGACGGCGTCAATGTCGGAAGCCAAAGAGGCGCTCATCAACGCAGCGGTGGACGTGCTGTCCGCGCACCGCCTGGCGCAGAACTTGCCCGCCGGCGCCGTCAGCGCTGCGCTGCACGCGCCCATGTCGCTCCGGCTGCTGCCTCTCTACATACTGGCTCTGTTGAAGCGG AAAGCTCTGCGCACGGGCACGTCGACGCGGCTGGACGAGCGCGTGGCGGACATGTGCTTCATGAAGAGTGCGCCGCTGTGTGCCGTGCTGCGCGCCGTGTACCCCGACCTGTACCCGCTGCACACGCTGAGGGAGCACCACAGAGACGAGCTAGACGCGCCCGACCCGCCGCGCCTGCAGCTCACGGCCGAACG AATCAACATGACGGGAGCGTACCTGCTGGACGACGGCGAGAGCATGATCATGTACGTGTGCCACGGGGTCAGCCCCGCCTTCCTGTCGGAGACGTTCGGCGTTGCGTCCTTCAGCCAGCTGCCGGACGAGGCGCGCTCGCTGCCGCACGTGGAGACGGAGGGCAACGAGATGGTGCACGCGTTCATTGACAAGCTGAACGAGGACAGACCCCACCCGGCCAGCTTGCTGATACTGAG GGACAACTCGGCGTCGCGGCAGCTATTCACGGAGCGACTGATCGAGGACCGCGTGGAGTCCGCGCTGTCGTACTACGAGTTCCTGCAGCACGTCAAGACTCAGGTCAAATGA
- the LOC128198221 gene encoding leukocyte receptor cluster member 8 homolog isoform X2 — protein MNREQCLKLIHLYGEYKLLWDAQCPNYTNRGLREDAWNNINREMNIPIMDLKKKMESLLGSYRRERSREKKSRITGSGRGDIYKSNWYAYEAFSFLGDRNHPGNTQDTLPEDNACHSEIQNDGSQSKTRNDGSENETQNSGSQSETQNQVGNENTVKETRNEYTRAKKRTKRTEPNDLTDNAISEALTLLQQCASDSAASEKHDSYDVYGQYVANELRKYDAFTLAHVKHAINKIIFEADMGAYPSYTGYYTQSYSGLNSSNNTSCLSSSPMPPQSPMPPQSQMPPTSPMPPTSPMPPTPPIPPTSPMPPPPPHPHC, from the exons atgaaTAGAGAACAGTGTctcaaattaatacatttatatggAGAATATAAACTACTTTGGGATGCGCAATGTCCTAATTATACCAACAGAGGACTAAGAGAAGATGCGTGGAATAACATAAATCGTGAAATGAACATTCCAataatggatttaaaaaaaaagatggagtCTTTGCTAGGATCCTATAGGAGGGAAAGGTCACGTGAAAAGAAAAGCCGTATCACAGGATCag gtCGTGGTGAcatatataaatcaaattgGTACGCCTATGAAGCTTTCAGCTTCCTGGGCGATAGAAACCATCCAGGAAATACTCAAGATACTTTACCTGAAGAC AATGCATGTCACAGTGAAATTCAAAATGATGGAAGTCAAAGTAAAACTCGAAATGATGGCAGTGAAAATGAAACTCAAAATAGTGGCAGTCAAAGTGAAACTCAAAATCAAGTCGGTAATGAAAATACAGTTAAAGAAACCAGAAATGAATATACGAGAGCAAAGAAGAGAACTAAAAGAACTGAGCCAAATGATTTAACTGATAATGCTATATCAGAAGCCTTAACACTATTACAACAGTGTGCAAGTGATAGTGCTGCTTCGGAAAAACATGACTCCTACGATGTTTATGGGCAATATGTCGCAAATGAGTTGCGAAAATATGACGCTTTTACTTTAGCACATGTAAAGcatgctataaataaaattattttcgaagCGGACATGGGAGCATACCCATCATACACTGGTTATTATACTCAATCATACAGTGGGCTAAACAGTTCCAATAATACGTCTTGTCTTTCTTCCTCACCGATGCCTCCTCAATCACCGATGCCTCCTCAATCACAGATGCCTCCTACCTCACCGATGCCTCCTACCTCACCGATGCCTCCTACCCCACCGATCCCTCCTACCTCACCGATGCCCCCTCCGCCTCCTCATCCTCATTGTTAG
- the LOC128198221 gene encoding formin-B-like isoform X1, whose product MNREQCLKLIHLYGEYKLLWDAQCPNYTNRGLREDAWNNINREMNIPIMDLKKKMESLLGSYRRERSREKKSRITGSGMFMFIIMFSYSHYIFIVSRTNLINLLFITGRGDIYKSNWYAYEAFSFLGDRNHPGNTQDTLPEDNACHSEIQNDGSQSKTRNDGSENETQNSGSQSETQNQVGNENTVKETRNEYTRAKKRTKRTEPNDLTDNAISEALTLLQQCASDSAASEKHDSYDVYGQYVANELRKYDAFTLAHVKHAINKIIFEADMGAYPSYTGYYTQSYSGLNSSNNTSCLSSSPMPPQSPMPPQSQMPPTSPMPPTSPMPPTPPIPPTSPMPPPPPHPHC is encoded by the exons atgaaTAGAGAACAGTGTctcaaattaatacatttatatggAGAATATAAACTACTTTGGGATGCGCAATGTCCTAATTATACCAACAGAGGACTAAGAGAAGATGCGTGGAATAACATAAATCGTGAAATGAACATTCCAataatggatttaaaaaaaaagatggagtCTTTGCTAGGATCCTATAGGAGGGAAAGGTCACGTGAAAAGAAAAGCCGTATCACAGGATCaggtatgtttatgtttattattatgttttcgtacagtcattacatatttatagtcAGTcgtacaaatttaattaatttattatttattacaggtCGTGGTGAcatatataaatcaaattgGTACGCCTATGAAGCTTTCAGCTTCCTGGGCGATAGAAACCATCCAGGAAATACTCAAGATACTTTACCTGAAGAC AATGCATGTCACAGTGAAATTCAAAATGATGGAAGTCAAAGTAAAACTCGAAATGATGGCAGTGAAAATGAAACTCAAAATAGTGGCAGTCAAAGTGAAACTCAAAATCAAGTCGGTAATGAAAATACAGTTAAAGAAACCAGAAATGAATATACGAGAGCAAAGAAGAGAACTAAAAGAACTGAGCCAAATGATTTAACTGATAATGCTATATCAGAAGCCTTAACACTATTACAACAGTGTGCAAGTGATAGTGCTGCTTCGGAAAAACATGACTCCTACGATGTTTATGGGCAATATGTCGCAAATGAGTTGCGAAAATATGACGCTTTTACTTTAGCACATGTAAAGcatgctataaataaaattattttcgaagCGGACATGGGAGCATACCCATCATACACTGGTTATTATACTCAATCATACAGTGGGCTAAACAGTTCCAATAATACGTCTTGTCTTTCTTCCTCACCGATGCCTCCTCAATCACCGATGCCTCCTCAATCACAGATGCCTCCTACCTCACCGATGCCTCCTACCTCACCGATGCCTCCTACCCCACCGATCCCTCCTACCTCACCGATGCCCCCTCCGCCTCCTCATCCTCATTGTTAG
- the LOC128198219 gene encoding uncharacterized protein LOC128198219, translating to MRPCVRKAIATTAFILIHQLVQKKKRKKSKHFWIKTLYKNRFQAGNRIFEELCFDDAESNFTRMNKIEFEHLYSLINAKISKKDTNFREAITARERLLVTLRFLATGDSYTSLQYLFRISKQRISVIVHEVCDALIDVLRDYVKIPSSEEEWLTIAREFETKWNFPHAIAAMDGKHVILQSPINSGNDFDCYKLFPSIVLFALVDANYKFLYVDVGSKGRISDGGVFKNTNLYKKLERRELNIPPPEILQIPYETAVPYFILADKAFALDEYTMKPYEGTPNRGSMERIFNYRLSRARRVVENAFGILSSVFRVLRKPILLEPEKATKVVLTTIYLYNYLRRDQEASQRFTAPGSFDVEAEGTIIPGRWRQDTEMSSMLPIRAMPRRGPTDLKEIRSHLGRHFITNGAIAWQNNYQ from the exons ATGAGGCCGTGCGTTCGGAAGGCTATCGCCACCACTGCCTTTATACTGATTCATCAACttgtacaaaaaaagaaaagaaaaaaatctaaacatttTTGGATAAAAACGTTATACAAAAACAGATTTCAAGCTGGAAACAGAATATTTGAAGAGCTGTGCTTTGATGACGCAGAAAGCAATTTCACtagaatgaataaaattgaatttgaacatCTGTACTCTCTTATAAACGCCAAAATAAGCAAGAAGGACACAAATTTTCGAGAAGCAATAACCGCAAGGGAAAGATTGTTGGTTACGTTAAGATTTTTGGCCACGGGAGATTCTTATACCAGTTTGCAGTATCTGTTTCGTATATCAAAACAAAGAATATCAGTAATCGTTCATGAAGTTTGTGATGCGTTAATCGATGTGCTAAGGGATTATgttaag ataCCATCATCCGAAGAAGAGTGGCTTACTATAGCAAGAGAATTTGAGACAAAATGGAATTTTCCGCATGCTATTGCAGCAATGGATGGGAAACATGTTATATTACAATCGCCTATAAATAGTGGCAATGATTTCGATTGTTACAAATTGTTTCCCAGTATAGTCCTATTTGCTTTAGTTGACGCCAATTATAAATTCCTGTATGTAGATGTTGGTAGCAAAGGTCGTATATCAGATGGCGGtgtgtttaaaaataccaatttatataaaaaacttgaaaGAAGGGAACTTAATATTCCTCCGCCAGAAATCTTACAAATACCTTATGAAACTGCAGTGCCGTATTTTATTTTGGCCGATAAAGCATTTGCATTGGATGAGTACACAATGAAACCTTATGAAGGTACTCCAAATCGAGGTTCAATGGAAAGGATCTTTAATTACCGACTGTCCAGAGCAAGGAGAGTTGTGGAAAATGCTTTTGGCATTTTAAGTTCTGTGTTCAGAGTATTGAGGAAGCCCATACTATTGGAACCAGAAAAAGCTACAAAAGTCGTGTTAActactatatacttatataactaCTTGCGAAGGGATCAAGAGGCCTCTCAAAGGTTTACTGCCCCGGGATCATTTGATGTCGAAGCTGAAGGAACAATAATACCCGGGCGATGGCGGCAGGATACAGAAATGTCATCAATGCTACCTATTCGAGCTATGCCACGGCGAGGGCCAAcagatttaaaagaaatacgttCACATTTAGGGagacattttattacaaatggagCAATTGCTTGGCAGAATAATTATCAGTAA